Proteins encoded by one window of Fusarium graminearum PH-1 chromosome 1, whole genome shotgun sequence:
- a CDS encoding phosphate-repressible phosphate permease yields the protein MAVFAQYDYLFAVGTIFAFLDAWNIGANDVANSWASSVSSRSISYFQAMIGASIMEFTGALGVGGRVADTIRTQVVDVSAFDDSPALLMLGMVCAVIASASYLTMATRLGFPVSTTHSILGGVLGMGIGALGGKGVTWVGYNEQGGVDIQKGVVQVFLAWIIAPMLSGIFGAAIFLFTKYAVLLRKSPAIKGLILVPFYFWLTASLIVMLLLWKGGSYEVNLTEEQIPGVIVATGAGWGLLMAIFLVPWLYRIVIKEDWQLKSYHILQGPFLLRRGPVPPTPDNFQGVVRNFYEGHLTREELDERRAARAAALGEDLETGNGKKVATESASEEPEPENPYAHKSMIGPKPDKPWYTGAFMWWAFKFAILHGVDKDIVGSQGEKSVVAGDVEEIHARAEHFDNRTSFLYTFSQIMTAASALSSTVPTICPTPSVFMPPSTRSGKRVLSLTSPRFLSGFWLSVVLVLFSVSGHTDTTLCVTWVTESL from the exons ATGGCAGTCTTTGCTCAATATGACTACCTCTTCGCGGTAGGCACAATCTTTGCCTTCCTCGACGCTTGGAACATCGGTGCCAACGATGTCGCCAACTCGTGGGCTTCGTCCGTGTCCTCGCGGTCCATCAGCTACTTTCAGGCCATGATCGGTGCCAGTATCATGGAGTTCACTGgcgctcttggtgttggcggtCGAGTCGCCGACACCATTCGAACTCAAGTTGTCGATGTCTCGGCTTTTGATGATAGCCCTGCTCTTCTCATGTTGGGCATGGTTTGCGCCGTCATTGCTTCTGCTAGTTACCTCACCATGGCTACCCGTCTTGGTTTCCCCGTTTCTACCACTCACTCCATCCTTGGTGGTGTCCTCGGTATGGGCATTGGTGCTCTTGGTGGCAAGGGTGTTACCTGGGTTGGCTACAACGAACAGGGCGGCGTTGACATCCAGAAGGGTGTTGTCCAG GTATTTCTCGCTTGGATCATCGCTCCCATGCTCTCTGGTATCTTCGGTgccgccatcttcctcttcaccaaATACGCCGTCCTCCTCCGCAAGAGCCCCGCCATCAAGGGTCTTATCCTTGTCCCCTTCTACTTCTGGCTCACTGCCTCGCTCATCgtcatgcttcttctttggaagGGTGGTTCTTACGAGGTCAACCTTACTGAGGAACAAATCCCCGGTGTCATCGTTGCTACCGGTGCCGGTTGGGGTCTtctcatggccatcttcctcgtTCCTTGGCTGTAccgcatcgtcatcaaggAGGACTGGCAGCTCAAGTCCTACCACATCCTCCAGGGTCCTTTCCTCCTCCGCCGAGGCCCCGTTCCCCCTACCCCCGACAACTTCCAGGGTGTCGTCCGCAACTTCTACGAGGGCCATCTTACCCGtgaggagcttgacgagCGTCGCGCTGCCCGCGCTGCTGCCCTTGGCGAAGATCTCGAGACTGGCAACGGCAAGAAGGTCGCTACCGAGAGTGCCTCTGaggagcctgagcctgagaaCCCCTACGCGCACAAGTCTATGATTGGCCCCAAGCCCGACAAGCCCTGGTACACTGGTGCCTTTATGTGGTGGGCCTTCAAGTTCGCCATCCTCCACGGTGTTGACAAGGACATTGTCGGTTCTCAGGGCGAAAAGTCTGTTGTCGCTGGTGACGTTGAGGAGATTCACGCTCGCGCTGAGCACTTTGACAACCGAACGAGTTTCCTCTACACTTTCTCCCAGATCATGACTGCAGCTTCTGCTCTTTCGTCCACGGTGCCAACGATATGCCCAACGCCATCGGTCTTTATGCCACCATCTACAAGATCTGGCAAGAGGGTGTTATCCCTGACAAGTCCGAGGTTCCTGTCT